The Podospora bellae-mahoneyi strain CBS 112042 chromosome 7, whole genome shotgun sequence genome includes a window with the following:
- a CDS encoding hypothetical protein (EggNog:ENOG503P3XQ), translating to MDKVKNTMRKGFEKATMIKEEPAPEKKHHALNTTYPAQAHQPSMVGGTDIQFNNTAHTGQTETGKSSLGQPSSKP from the exons ATGGACAAAGTCAAGAACACAATGCGCAAGGGATTCGAGAAGGCGACGATGATCAAGGAAGAGC CGGCTCCCGAGAAGAAGCACCATGCTCTCAACACCACATACCCCGCCCAAGCCCATCAGCCAAGCATGGTTGGCGGAACCGATATACAGTTCAACAACACTGCGCATACTGGGCAGACAGAGACGGGCAAAAGTTCGCTGGGACAACCAAGCAGTAAGCCCTGA